In Candidatus Glassbacteria bacterium, one DNA window encodes the following:
- a CDS encoding class I SAM-dependent methyltransferase — protein sequence MIEIKAVQTFVMVAAAALALGAVELMAQHQHSGGGNPTRYESEGRDEWQKPDKIVGLLDLKAGMVVADIGASSGYFSRRFSKAVGASGRVLAVDLDTEALAWLANKADELGMSNIDTVHADADDPHLPAGKVDLVFFCNTLHHIGDRVEYLRRLKSALKDDGRVAVLDFYKKDLPVGPQGPGHKLSWNEAYRALRDAGYKVVREPQHLLYQYFIIARPE from the coding sequence ATGATCGAGATCAAGGCCGTACAGACATTCGTGATGGTGGCCGCCGCCGCACTGGCCCTAGGCGCCGTAGAGTTGATGGCCCAGCACCAGCACAGCGGCGGCGGCAACCCGACCCGCTACGAGAGCGAGGGCCGCGACGAGTGGCAGAAACCGGATAAGATTGTCGGACTGCTGGATTTAAAAGCCGGCATGGTTGTGGCGGATATCGGCGCCTCGAGCGGCTATTTCAGCAGGCGGTTCAGTAAGGCGGTGGGAGCCTCGGGGCGCGTGCTGGCTGTGGACCTGGACACCGAGGCCCTGGCCTGGCTGGCCAACAAGGCCGATGAACTCGGCATGAGCAATATCGACACTGTCCACGCCGATGCGGACGATCCCCACCTGCCGGCAGGAAAGGTGGACCTGGTGTTTTTCTGCAATACGCTGCACCATATCGGCGACCGGGTGGAATACCTTCGCCGCCTGAAAAGCGCGCTCAAGGACGACGGGCGGGTGGCCGTGTTGGATTTCTACAAGAAAGACCTGCCGGTGGGACCGCAGGGCCCGGGGCACAAGCTGAGCTGGAACGAGGCTTACCGCGCCCTTCGCGATGCAGGCTACAAGGTGGTCCGCGAACCCCAGCACCTTCTTTACCAGTATTTTATTATCGCCAGGCCGGAGTAG
- a CDS encoding helix-turn-helix domain-containing protein — MVPEKCSGAEWITISEAVKRLPVRVSKSAVRRWIEEGKYGIVAGRFAGRVVIRSDTLPEILEEPFG; from the coding sequence ATGGTTCCGGAAAAATGCAGCGGCGCCGAATGGATCACGATCAGCGAGGCGGTCAAGAGACTGCCGGTGAGAGTCTCCAAATCTGCTGTCCGGCGCTGGATCGAGGAGGGAAAATACGGGATCGTGGCCGGGCGGTTCGCCGGCAGGGTGGTGATCCGCTCGGACACCCTGCCGGAGATCCTGGAAGAACCGTTTGGCTGA
- a CDS encoding helix-turn-helix transcriptional regulator — MCPKKSTGTVVQKGGEVEQRFNRLLSVMKERYLAAGYEFDDVHLAEILEVHDGVLRKGKSTSVSPALAKSVGRTWQVDLNWLLLGNGEEPDSAGLPDGIKKLADETRISRGRWDEHRVRRLLAEKNLSQRELSGLLKTDPQRAGNLVRGTLRDASLRKKLAAILDVEPDTLFLVSRSRLQRITGRSGHARKRFTAAEVRNALAVMLDRYLEPALSGTDGTAGNNGFESTEVLLSVPPPPPQLSESERDRYLRNREALERWSKTSVAFDVPPAVVGRYCREVVGFYDGGRLDDVGGILRDFIQEEFQMSDGRPEDLTGMIELKNGVLAIGGKEIELDDPELLAKLPEYLASEAGKRRLLSWLKENINRQRSE; from the coding sequence ATGTGCCCCAAAAAATCGACCGGGACCGTTGTACAAAAAGGCGGCGAGGTGGAACAGCGCTTTAACCGCCTGTTATCAGTGATGAAAGAACGTTACCTGGCTGCGGGTTACGAGTTCGATGACGTCCATCTGGCGGAAATCCTGGAAGTCCACGACGGTGTTTTGCGCAAGGGAAAGTCGACTAGCGTATCCCCGGCGCTGGCCAAGTCCGTCGGCAGGACGTGGCAGGTGGACCTGAACTGGCTCCTGCTCGGCAACGGGGAGGAGCCGGACTCCGCCGGCCTGCCGGACGGGATCAAGAAGCTGGCCGACGAAACCAGGATCAGCCGGGGACGCTGGGACGAGCACAGGGTCCGCAGGCTGCTGGCGGAAAAGAATCTCAGCCAGCGAGAACTCAGCGGCCTGCTTAAGACCGACCCTCAGCGCGCAGGAAACCTTGTGCGCGGAACTCTCCGGGACGCGTCCCTTAGAAAAAAACTGGCCGCTATTCTCGATGTGGAACCAGATACGCTGTTCCTGGTTTCGCGCTCACGGCTGCAGAGGATTACCGGCAGGAGCGGACATGCCAGGAAACGGTTCACCGCCGCCGAGGTCCGCAATGCGCTGGCGGTGATGCTGGACCGCTATCTGGAACCGGCCCTGTCCGGCACGGATGGCACAGCCGGAAACAACGGATTCGAATCCACCGAGGTATTACTGAGCGTGCCCCCGCCCCCTCCGCAACTGTCCGAGAGCGAGAGGGATCGCTACCTCCGGAACCGCGAAGCCCTGGAGCGCTGGAGCAAAACTTCGGTCGCGTTCGATGTTCCGCCGGCGGTGGTGGGCCGGTATTGCCGGGAAGTTGTCGGTTTTTACGACGGCGGCAGGCTTGACGATGTCGGAGGTATTCTCCGGGATTTCATACAGGAGGAGTTCCAGATGAGCGACGGCAGACCGGAGGATCTGACCGGGATGATAGAGCTGAAAAACGGTGTCCTCGCGATCGGAGGGAAGGAAATAGAACTCGACGACCCTGAATTGCTGGCGAAACTCCCCGAATACCTGGCCAGCGAGGCAGGCAAGCGAAGGCTACTGAGCTGGCTCAAGGAAAATATTAACAGGCAGCGCTCAGAGTAG
- a CDS encoding Rieske (2Fe-2S) protein — translation MKRREVLKVLGSSAVLVTILPELASAKKLALGLDKAEQLKKVGGSAILKIKGQEILFIRECEEVIRALDPECKHRKCTVEYDNEQNLIVCPCHGSTYDTKGEVLKGPATESLTAFEATLSGDRIIFSLE, via the coding sequence GTGAAGCGACGCGAGGTACTCAAAGTTCTTGGCTCTTCGGCTGTCCTTGTCACGATCCTGCCAGAACTTGCCAGCGCCAAGAAACTGGCCCTGGGGCTGGACAAAGCCGAACAGCTCAAGAAAGTGGGCGGGTCGGCGATACTCAAGATCAAAGGTCAGGAAATCCTGTTCATCCGTGAATGCGAAGAGGTTATCCGGGCGCTGGACCCGGAATGCAAGCATCGTAAATGTACCGTGGAGTACGACAACGAGCAGAACCTGATTGTCTGCCCCTGTCACGGATCGACATACGACACCAAGGGCGAGGTGCTCAAGGGCCCGGCGACAGAGTCGCTGACCGCTTTCGAGGCCACGCTCTCCGGCGACAGGATCATCTTTTCCCTGGAATGA
- a CDS encoding acyl carrier protein has protein sequence MAEHKNLESVIHLLRAHKCANEKIDAGTPIDLLEIESIRMADFVLSLEEEFSILVTDERFKRWTKVGDIADYIETYLEKYGTGELGEM, from the coding sequence ATGGCTGAACATAAGAACCTGGAAAGCGTGATCCATCTGCTGCGCGCCCACAAGTGCGCCAACGAAAAAATTGACGCGGGAACGCCGATCGACCTGCTGGAGATCGAATCGATCCGGATGGCCGATTTCGTGCTGAGCCTCGAAGAGGAGTTCAGCATCCTGGTGACCGACGAACGGTTTAAGCGCTGGACCAAAGTGGGGGATATCGCCGACTATATCGAGACCTACCTGGAGAAGTACGGCACCGGGGAACTGGGCGAAATGTAA
- the sucC gene encoding ADP-forming succinate--CoA ligase subunit beta, whose product MKIHEYQAKSLLRGAGVPVPEGELCNSPEQARAAAEKLLEPGKPIAVKAQVHAGGRGKGGGIKLVKTADEAEQRAREMLGSTLVTPQTGPEGTLVNKVLLEQGVDIASELYAGITFDRGSRMDAFMVSTQGGVEIEKVAAETPEKIHKEFIDPVLGMQAYQARRLAYALGLGDANRAAIKVFMALYEAYRSLDASLAEINPLVVTGAGEVIALDAKMNFDDNALFRHKDVAKMRDPLEEDPLEREANEFGLNYIKLSGNVGCMVNGAGLAMATMDIIKQAGGEPANFLDVGGGANVETVGNGFKIITKDPNVGAVLINIFGGIVRCDRVAQGVVEAIGGAGIDTPVVVRLQGTNAEEGRKIIRDAALGFIWADNFMEAAEKAVAAAKGGAA is encoded by the coding sequence TTGAAGATACACGAGTACCAGGCCAAAAGCCTGCTGCGAGGGGCTGGAGTGCCGGTTCCCGAGGGTGAGTTGTGTAATTCCCCCGAACAAGCCCGGGCGGCGGCTGAAAAGCTGCTGGAGCCTGGCAAGCCGATAGCGGTCAAGGCCCAGGTCCATGCAGGCGGACGCGGCAAGGGCGGCGGGATCAAGCTGGTCAAAACGGCCGATGAAGCCGAACAGCGGGCCCGCGAGATGCTGGGCTCGACCCTGGTTACACCCCAGACCGGACCCGAAGGCACCCTGGTCAACAAGGTGCTGCTGGAGCAGGGCGTGGATATCGCCTCCGAGCTTTACGCCGGGATCACGTTCGACCGCGGCAGCAGGATGGATGCGTTCATGGTCAGTACCCAGGGCGGCGTGGAAATCGAGAAAGTGGCCGCCGAGACCCCCGAGAAAATCCACAAGGAATTTATCGACCCCGTGCTGGGGATGCAGGCATACCAGGCCCGCAGGCTGGCGTACGCGCTGGGCCTGGGTGATGCCAACCGCGCGGCGATCAAGGTGTTCATGGCTCTCTACGAGGCCTACCGCAGCCTGGACGCATCGCTGGCCGAGATCAATCCACTGGTGGTTACTGGTGCCGGCGAGGTGATCGCGCTGGACGCGAAGATGAATTTCGACGACAACGCCCTGTTCCGCCACAAGGACGTCGCCAAAATGCGCGACCCCCTGGAAGAGGACCCGCTGGAACGCGAGGCCAACGAGTTCGGCCTCAACTATATCAAGCTCTCCGGCAACGTGGGCTGCATGGTCAACGGGGCCGGCCTGGCGATGGCGACGATGGACATAATCAAGCAGGCCGGCGGCGAACCGGCCAACTTCCTCGACGTGGGCGGCGGAGCCAACGTGGAGACTGTCGGCAACGGCTTCAAGATCATCACCAAAGACCCCAATGTCGGCGCGGTGCTGATCAACATCTTCGGCGGCATCGTCCGCTGCGACCGCGTGGCCCAGGGAGTTGTCGAGGCTATCGGCGGCGCTGGTATCGACACGCCGGTGGTGGTGCGCCTGCAGGGAACCAACGCCGAGGAGGGCAGGAAGATCATCCGGGACGCAGCACTCGGTTTCATCTGGGCGGATAATTTCATGGAGGCGGCCGAGAAAGCGGTGGCGGCGGCGAAAGGAGGCGCCGCGTGA
- the sucD gene encoding succinate--CoA ligase subunit alpha, producing MSILLNRDTRVLVQGITGGEGSFHTRQMIEYGTRVVAGVTPGRGGQKFEDKVPVFDTVREAVDATGANAAVVFVPAAFAADAVMESAESGIPLVICITEGVPVQDMVKVSQFIEGRPTRLIGPNCPGIISPGACKIGIMPGFIHKQGRVGVVSRSGTLTYEAVWQLTERGIGQSTCIGIGGDPVVGTTHLDALKLFNDDPDTDAVLLIGEIGGMAEEEAARYAQEKMDKPVAAFIAGRTAPPGRRMGHAGAIVSGGVGTAQSKIEFLRECGVAVAESPAEIGATVEAVLK from the coding sequence GTGAGTATTCTGCTCAACAGGGACACGCGCGTGCTGGTGCAGGGAATCACCGGCGGCGAGGGCAGTTTCCACACCCGGCAGATGATCGAGTACGGCACCAGGGTGGTGGCCGGGGTCACTCCCGGACGCGGCGGGCAGAAGTTCGAGGACAAAGTGCCCGTGTTCGACACGGTCCGCGAGGCAGTGGACGCCACCGGAGCCAACGCGGCGGTGGTGTTCGTTCCGGCTGCGTTCGCGGCGGATGCGGTGATGGAGTCGGCGGAGAGCGGGATCCCGCTGGTGATCTGTATCACCGAGGGAGTGCCCGTTCAGGACATGGTAAAGGTCAGCCAGTTTATCGAGGGCCGTCCCACCCGCCTGATCGGACCCAACTGCCCCGGCATTATCAGTCCCGGCGCTTGCAAGATCGGGATCATGCCCGGCTTTATCCACAAACAAGGCCGGGTGGGAGTTGTCTCGCGCAGCGGCACGCTGACCTACGAGGCTGTCTGGCAGCTTACCGAGCGCGGGATCGGCCAGAGCACCTGTATCGGTATCGGCGGCGACCCTGTGGTCGGCACCACCCACCTCGATGCGCTCAAGCTGTTTAACGACGACCCGGACACCGATGCGGTCCTGCTGATCGGCGAGATCGGCGGAATGGCCGAGGAGGAGGCGGCCAGGTACGCACAGGAAAAAATGGACAAGCCGGTGGCCGCGTTTATCGCCGGGCGCACCGCTCCTCCGGGACGACGGATGGGTCACGCCGGGGCGATTGTCTCCGGCGGGGTCGGCACGGCCCAGAGCAAAATCGAGTTCCTGCGCGAGTGCGGAGTGGCAGTGGCCGAAAGCCCGGCCGAGATCGGCGCCACCGTGGAAGCGGTGTTGAAATAA
- a CDS encoding nucleoside-diphosphate kinase, whose amino-acid sequence MTLGLIKPDATGAGKTGAIIAHIESRGFRIAAMKTMRIDKVTAREFYAEHDGKLFFDGLVEFITSGPVVALALESDNAVTKFREVIGATDPAAADEGTVRRLFAESLRRNAVHGSDSAASAERELKLFFSQTELLLSPDGQDKPE is encoded by the coding sequence ATGACCCTTGGCTTGATCAAGCCGGACGCAACCGGGGCCGGCAAGACGGGCGCGATAATCGCCCATATCGAAAGCAGGGGCTTTCGGATCGCGGCGATGAAAACGATGCGGATCGACAAAGTGACAGCCCGTGAGTTCTACGCCGAACACGATGGGAAGCTGTTTTTCGACGGCCTGGTCGAGTTTATCACCAGCGGCCCGGTGGTAGCCCTGGCGCTGGAAAGCGACAATGCGGTAACAAAATTCCGCGAGGTGATCGGCGCCACCGACCCGGCCGCCGCCGACGAGGGCACCGTGCGCAGGCTGTTCGCCGAAAGCCTGAGACGCAACGCGGTCCACGGCTCCGACTCGGCCGCCAGCGCCGAGCGCGAGCTGAAATTATTTTTCAGCCAGACCGAATTACTTCTGTCCCCGGACGGTCAGGATAAACCGGAGTAA
- the thiL gene encoding thiamine-phosphate kinase: protein MPVGEFDAIGRIRALAEQAAGNSLLSLGIGDDCCLLDCPGGELLALSTDTMVEGVHFSTRYFSWRDAAGRACAAAISDLAAMAAEPVCMLAAATVPKTGGEKILDELAEGFLEAASLWNCPLAGGDLASTTGPVTLTITVAGRCAPAAALRRSGASPGDEIWITGECGDPSAAIELLERAGAECGSALQNLPENVQNSLFRPTPRLREAAELLELGPPTAMIDVSDGVAADTGHILEESGCGAVLERKALPAGEFSRRRAEDCGLPAEHYFLHGGEDFQLLFTLRSGKLEQTGRELNCGTRITRIGRITAETGKLLIENSDGTLEPLERSGFDHLA, encoded by the coding sequence ATCCCCGTGGGCGAGTTCGACGCGATCGGCAGGATCCGCGCTCTGGCGGAACAAGCCGCCGGAAATTCCCTGCTCAGCCTGGGGATCGGCGATGACTGCTGCCTGCTGGACTGCCCCGGCGGGGAACTGCTGGCCCTGAGTACGGACACGATGGTGGAGGGTGTGCATTTCAGCACCCGTTATTTCAGTTGGCGGGACGCGGCGGGACGCGCCTGCGCCGCCGCGATCAGCGACCTGGCGGCGATGGCAGCGGAGCCGGTGTGCATGCTGGCGGCGGCCACGGTGCCCAAAACCGGCGGCGAGAAGATACTCGACGAACTGGCCGAAGGCTTTCTGGAAGCGGCCTCGCTCTGGAACTGCCCGCTGGCCGGCGGCGACCTGGCATCCACGACAGGGCCGGTTACCCTGACGATTACGGTGGCCGGCAGGTGCGCGCCGGCTGCAGCTCTCAGGCGCAGCGGGGCTTCCCCCGGCGATGAGATCTGGATCACCGGGGAGTGCGGCGACCCCTCGGCCGCAATCGAGCTGCTGGAGCGCGCCGGGGCGGAATGCGGTTCAGCGCTGCAAAACCTGCCGGAAAATGTGCAAAACAGCCTGTTTCGCCCCACTCCCCGCCTGAGAGAGGCGGCGGAGCTGCTGGAGTTGGGCCCGCCCACGGCGATGATCGATGTGTCAGACGGCGTGGCCGCTGACACAGGCCATATCCTCGAAGAATCAGGCTGTGGCGCAGTTCTGGAGCGCAAAGCACTGCCGGCCGGAGAGTTTTCCCGCCGTCGGGCGGAGGACTGCGGGCTGCCTGCCGAGCATTATTTCCTGCACGGCGGCGAGGATTTTCAGTTGCTGTTTACGCTCAGGTCTGGTAAACTTGAGCAGACAGGCCGGGAGTTGAATTGCGGTACCCGGATAACCAGGATCGGGCGGATTACCGCCGAAACCGGCAAGCTGCTGATTGAAAACAGCGATGGAACGCTTGAGCCTCTCGAGCGGAGTGGTTTCGACCACCTGGCGTAG
- a CDS encoding integration host factor subunit beta produces the protein MNKLELIEQVADKTGQSKSVAREVLDSLLDTVEQALVSGNSIEIRGFGSFKVKRRKSQIARNPRTGEKVEVPSRFVPVFKPSKNLAGKVDR, from the coding sequence ATGAACAAACTGGAGTTGATCGAACAGGTCGCCGATAAAACCGGCCAGAGTAAAAGCGTGGCCCGCGAGGTACTGGACAGCCTGCTGGATACTGTCGAGCAGGCTCTGGTCTCTGGAAACTCGATCGAGATCAGGGGTTTCGGCTCATTCAAGGTCAAGCGGCGCAAGAGCCAGATTGCCCGCAACCCGCGCACGGGCGAGAAAGTGGAGGTCCCGAGCCGGTTCGTGCCCGTGTTCAAGCCGTCGAAAAACCTGGCCGGGAAAGTTGACCGGTAA
- a CDS encoding glutamate--tRNA ligase yields MSGTPVVRFAPSPTGYLHLGGARTALFNYLFARHHGGTFLLRIEDTDRERSTPEATAVILEGLRWLGLDWDGGIVHQSAGIERHKQAAERLMARGDAYRCFCAPEELAAKRELAMQQKRDPLYDGSCRALSEAESDRRADSGEKFAVRFRTPGGRTTFEDLVHGELGADNSTLDDFIIQRSDGSPTYMLAVVADDIEMGITHVIRGDDHISNTPKQILLYRALDKPVPRFAHVPLILGPDRKRLSKRHGATGLTEYRDQGFLAPALFNFLALLGWSPGDDREIMGVRELITTFELSGINTRNAVFDPQKLEWMNGRYISATDNETLLELARADFEREGLLDAAPNDQHVLAAIGLAKERCRVTGELAPRSRFFFPVTIEYDPQAVKKIWKDNTPDLLGRAKEVLSGLDDWSEEPLEEKIRALAENLQIGAGKLIQSLRLAVTGTNVSPGIFETLAVIGRDISLERIERAINELG; encoded by the coding sequence GTGAGCGGCACACCGGTTGTCCGTTTCGCGCCCAGCCCCACCGGCTATCTTCATCTCGGCGGGGCGCGCACCGCATTGTTCAACTACCTGTTTGCCCGGCATCACGGCGGAACGTTCCTGCTGCGAATCGAGGACACCGACCGCGAGCGCTCCACCCCCGAGGCCACGGCGGTGATCCTGGAGGGTTTGCGCTGGCTGGGACTGGACTGGGACGGCGGGATTGTGCACCAGAGCGCCGGGATCGAACGTCACAAGCAGGCGGCCGAACGTCTGATGGCCCGGGGCGACGCCTACCGCTGTTTCTGCGCGCCGGAGGAACTGGCCGCCAAGCGCGAACTGGCCATGCAGCAGAAGCGCGATCCGCTCTACGACGGCTCCTGCCGGGCACTCTCGGAGGCCGAAAGCGACAGAAGAGCCGACTCCGGCGAAAAATTCGCGGTCCGGTTCAGGACACCCGGGGGGCGGACAACGTTCGAGGACCTGGTCCATGGCGAGCTGGGGGCCGACAATTCCACGCTCGATGATTTCATTATCCAGCGCTCCGACGGCTCCCCCACTTACATGCTGGCCGTGGTTGCCGATGATATCGAAATGGGGATCACCCACGTGATTCGCGGCGACGACCATATATCCAATACGCCGAAACAGATCCTGCTCTACCGCGCACTGGATAAACCGGTTCCCCGCTTCGCCCATGTACCGCTGATCCTGGGACCGGACAGGAAACGTCTCAGCAAGCGCCACGGAGCCACCGGCCTCACCGAGTACCGCGACCAGGGCTTCCTGGCGCCCGCCCTGTTCAATTTCCTGGCCCTGCTGGGCTGGTCACCCGGCGATGACCGCGAGATCATGGGAGTCCGGGAGCTTATCACCACGTTCGAGCTGAGCGGGATCAACACCCGCAACGCCGTTTTCGACCCGCAGAAGCTGGAATGGATGAACGGCCGGTATATCAGTGCCACGGACAATGAGACCTTGCTGGAGCTGGCGCGGGCTGATTTCGAGCGGGAGGGCCTGCTTGACGCCGCCCCAAACGATCAACACGTGCTGGCCGCTATCGGCCTGGCCAAGGAACGCTGCCGGGTGACCGGCGAACTGGCGCCGCGCAGCCGCTTTTTCTTCCCGGTTACAATAGAGTATGATCCGCAGGCGGTAAAAAAGATCTGGAAGGACAACACCCCGGACTTGCTTGGCCGGGCCAAAGAGGTGCTGAGCGGATTGGACGACTGGAGCGAGGAGCCCCTGGAGGAAAAAATCCGCGCTCTGGCAGAAAACTTGCAGATTGGCGCCGGTAAGCTGATTCAGTCCCTGCGGCTGGCGGTAACCGGAACTAACGTAAGTCCGGGTATTTTCGAGACTTTAGCGGTTATCGGCCGGGATATTTCTTTGGAGCGGATTGAGCGGGCAATCAACGAACTGGGTTGA